The Paramisgurnus dabryanus chromosome 24, PD_genome_1.1, whole genome shotgun sequence genome contains the following window.
ACATTGCTCACCTTTCTTAAgaagcaaaataaaaatattatttgagaattaatataaatgtgatGTTATGAAGTCAGTTATAACAGTGACAATAATTCAGTGTTCTTCCAGTATCATATAAACTGTAACAGAATATTGCCATGCTAATAAGAAatctagaccaaaaatatatatattggaCCTGAAAtatcaattttataaaatactataAATACTAAAGATTGTCTTATAAGTTGAACACAaagcaacagaataaaaaaactgttaGTGCATAATactttaagatttaaaataacagaaaagttacatttatatttatttagaagtAACTTATTATAagcaacttaaaaataaaagaacatTTAACATCTTGCCTTAATAACCAACAATAAGCACAGTATACAACGCTACATTAATGAATAGGAATGTTATGTTAGCTGGGTGTTAGTTCATGAAGTTCACTAGGAGAGTAAGTTAGATTATAGGTGATATATTTTACCAAGGCAACTGTGGCACTATATTTGGTAACTCggcaaaaaaaaatacaatgtaGAGATACTATACAAATATTAATTTGCAAACAGCAAACCGTGAAATGTAGGTCATTAGATGAATGTGTTTACTGACTATAAATGCTGTTGCATAACAAATTGTTAATATTGAAATGCAGCACCATAACTGAAATGTGAACACACCCCTTccaaacttatttttttaactcTAGTTTCCTCACTTGTCAATACAAACTCAAAAACAGGATTTAGGGCTAACTGCCAACAAATCACCAAGCCCTGCGACTACTTTCCTGCTACAGTACACAGAATGCTAAAATCAAGTTAATGTACATTTGAAATTGTTGACATTAGGTGTTACCAGTCCTGTTCCTGGTGGGCTATTTGGGCCCAACTCTAATAAAACAAACTTGCTTGTAATTTACAAGATACAGATCCCATAAGGGTGATGAGAACGAATGCAAAATCTTAGTTATGCAAAGTTGTTTTACGCATATGAACAACTCTGCACAGCTCGAGCAGGCACAGAGAAGATGATCTTTACAGACAGATCTCAATTGATCAGCAGTAATAATTCTGTAATGGATAAAATTAAGAAGCTCACCAAAAATAATGTACTAAAACAGTAACTTTAGACTTATTTGTAAAAGTGCCACAACTCATATGTTATTCTGAAGCCCTGAGAAATTCTTATGATTTTGATTAGCtgattcaggtgtgtttgataatGGTTGGCAGGAACCATTGTCGGAAAGGTGCCCTCCATAAGCAGACACCCCTGAACCACAGGTTTTATAACGCCttttcaaatatttaaatacaatgAAACAAACTAACAGCAAGAAAACAAAACTTAACAGAGGAAGTAATATCTGCAACATGAGCCTTGTTTCTGTTGTTGGGTCTCCTTTATTTGCTGTTGTGTCTTCTTTATTTGCTGCTGTGTCTGCTTTATCTGCTGTTGATTCTGCAACAAACATTAAGAAAAACATCACTGCATTGTGATAAAAATTAGTGTAATTTCTATACATCGATGGGTAGACTGAAACTAATTAAATGTGATTGGAGATCTAAAAATAAAGAAGTCATGTAATATCAATTAGGTTTACACACCATTTAAGTGTAGCTGTACTTTAACAAGTTCAGATGAATGTATGATGAAGCATTGGTATTCTCCTGCATCAGTGGATGTAAGATTTGAGAGTTTCAGGGAGAAGTTTCCTTTCACAAACTCCTCAGGGAAAACTTCAGTTCTGTTCTTGTAACCCGCCGCTTGATGCTCTCTTGAACATTTGCCATCAGTTATGTCACACACGCTCGGGGTGCCATTGTGTCTCCAACGCACATTAATATCAGTGTGTTTGTTCCCATTATCACTGGAGAAACATGGCAAGATAGTAGAACGTCCAATTACACCCACAACCTGCTGAGACAGAAAATCTCCGGAGactaaaaaaagagaaaaaacattacagacaAACTTGTATACAAAAACACGCTTCTAAAAGTGGCAGAAATGTAGCTCGTAAATTCAGTTTTATAAAGATGCTTACCTTTGTTTGTCAGCAGTGCATAGATAATGTAGTAACTgtagaaaacataacaagtttCTGTAAGTCTATGTAGCTCAACTCGCATTGTGCTAGTAAAATGAATGTTATGTGCTTAGTCTGAGGGAACTGTAAAACGAAAGTAGCTTATATGCACTGCattaaaatatcaatttttcctttcatcagtcatcttgcaggACATCTAATCTGAAGGACTCTGTCTTTCTGCAGCCAAatacttttaaatgtaaaaagaaag
Protein-coding sequences here:
- the LOC135741140 gene encoding butyrophilin subfamily 2 member A2-like produces the protein MDISYYIIYALLTNKVSGDFLSQQVVGVIGRSTILPCFSSDNGNKHTDINVRWRHNGTPSVCDITDGKCSREHQAAGYKNRTEVFPEEFVKGNFSLKLSNLTSTDAGEYQCFIIHSSELVKVQLHLNESTADKADTAANKEDTTANKGDPTTETRLMLQILLPLLSFVFLLLVCFIVFKYLKRRYKTCGSGVSAYGGHLSDNGSCQPLSNTPESANQNHKNFSGLQNNI